In a single window of the Candidatus Krumholzibacteriia bacterium genome:
- a CDS encoding aldolase/citrate lyase family protein — MSAKVAEAGVRGRKVRSDLWTKVEPAGSGGLEIELQSKVEIMYGDSIRRQLRKGLETLGIENAKLQVEDAGALPYCIDARLEAAARRALPDLDKRILPDEPKPRSESRRDRFRRSRLYLPGNSPKLFPNSGLHGADALILDLEDAVAPTEKDAARILVRNALLSLDFGEAERMVRINQGERGLDDLGEIIPCPVQLILIPKVESAEDVRIVDEKIREISAECGREESVWLMPIIESSAGVLASLEIARASGNIVALAIGLEDYTADIGVPRTEEGRESLWMRSQIINSCRTTGIQAIDTVYSDVANEEGLRESVREAKALGFDGKGCIHPRQIRVVHETFAPSKEELEKACRVVLAFEDAEAQGLGVVSLGSKMIDAPVVKRAQHTVDLAIAMNLLNEQWRREDPS, encoded by the coding sequence ATGAGCGCGAAGGTCGCAGAAGCGGGAGTTCGTGGCAGAAAAGTCCGTTCGGATCTCTGGACGAAAGTGGAGCCAGCCGGAAGCGGAGGCCTTGAAATCGAGCTTCAGAGCAAGGTCGAGATCATGTATGGAGATTCCATCCGCCGGCAGTTGCGAAAGGGGCTGGAAACTCTCGGCATCGAAAACGCAAAACTGCAAGTGGAGGATGCCGGTGCCCTTCCCTACTGCATTGATGCCCGCCTTGAGGCTGCCGCCCGTCGCGCATTGCCGGATCTCGACAAGAGGATCCTGCCCGATGAGCCGAAGCCCCGCAGTGAAAGCAGGCGTGATCGTTTCCGGCGCAGTCGGCTATACCTCCCCGGAAACAGCCCGAAGCTCTTTCCCAATTCCGGGCTTCATGGCGCAGATGCCCTGATCCTCGACCTCGAAGATGCTGTAGCTCCCACCGAAAAAGATGCGGCCCGCATTCTGGTGAGAAACGCCCTGCTTTCTCTCGACTTCGGAGAGGCGGAACGAATGGTGCGGATCAATCAGGGAGAGCGCGGACTGGATGATCTGGGTGAGATCATCCCCTGCCCCGTTCAATTGATCCTCATTCCCAAGGTAGAGTCTGCTGAGGATGTTCGAATCGTGGATGAGAAGATCCGGGAGATTTCCGCCGAATGCGGTCGTGAGGAAAGCGTCTGGTTGATGCCGATCATTGAAAGCAGTGCCGGAGTTCTTGCCTCTCTGGAAATCGCCCGGGCCTCCGGGAACATCGTCGCTCTGGCCATTGGGCTCGAAGACTACACGGCCGATATCGGAGTGCCCCGAACCGAGGAAGGACGCGAGAGCCTGTGGATGAGGAGCCAGATCATCAACTCCTGCCGGACCACCGGCATTCAGGCAATCGACACGGTCTACAGCGATGTCGCCAATGAGGAAGGTCTGCGCGAAAGTGTCCGCGAGGCAAAGGCTCTGGGATTTGACGGCAAGGGATGCATCCATCCCCGGCAGATTCGGGTCGTCCATGAAACCTTTGCTCCTTCAAAAGAAGAACTCGAAAAGGCCTGCCGCGTGGTTCTGGCCTTTGAGGATGCCGAGGCACAGGGCCTGGGTGTCGTCAGCCTGGGAAGCAAGATGATTGATGCGCCCGTCGTCAAGCGGGCACAACACACCGTGGATCTGGCCATTGCAATGAATCTCCTGAATGAACAGTGGCGCAGGGAGGACCCGTCATGA